In Streptomyces alboniger, the following are encoded in one genomic region:
- a CDS encoding MMPL family transporter, which produces MGALARWCVRHRLLAVLLWLLTLGAAATAATVAGSSYSNDYEVPGTESGRATQLLDKGFHGLGGDSDTVVWHTGPDASGRVASVRAADVEQTMSETLDKLADLPAVASVTSPYDREGAERISQDGRTAYATVTFREQADDLDKADAQRVVDTAKAAESEGLEVELGGTAIGLTESKSAKVAEIVGVAVAAVVLFLAFGSLAASALPIATALVSVGTAYAGIVLLGHVMTVADFAPMLGTLIGLGVGIDYALFIVTRHRKGLKRGLPVAEAAERAVATTGRAVVFAGATVCIALLGMLILRLSFLNGVAIAASLTVVLTVAASVTLLPALLSWIGPRALGRRERRRLAEHGPQPELPTGLAARWAAFVERHPKLLGGIAVLVMAVLALPAFALHLGTSDQGNNPATATTRQAYDLLADGFGPGVNGPLTLVSEVYGAGDRNALDDLGTTLESTEGVASVTPVTYDENGRTAFLTVVPDSSPQSEATSDLVDRLRAHVLPAAEADSSLDVAVGGVTASYDDFAEIIVGKLPLFVGVVIGLGCVLLLLAFRSIGIPLKAAVMNVAAVASAFGIVVAIFQWGWGSELLGLGRAGPIEPFLPVIMVSVLFGLSMDYQVFLVSRMYEEWLETGDNRRAVRVGLAETSRVINSAAVIMISVFLAFVLSGDRVIAMFGIALAAAVALDAFVLRTLLVPALMHMLGGANWWLPRRLDRVLPRISIEPPESRSNPRGGRAKIPERRDEDADAQGLKERDVRNIAGRGR; this is translated from the coding sequence GTGGGAGCACTCGCACGGTGGTGCGTCAGGCACCGTCTTCTCGCCGTTCTGCTCTGGCTCCTCACGCTCGGCGCCGCCGCGACCGCCGCCACCGTCGCCGGATCCTCGTACTCGAACGACTACGAGGTCCCCGGCACCGAGTCCGGCCGCGCGACCCAGCTCCTGGACAAGGGGTTCCACGGCCTCGGCGGCGACAGCGACACCGTCGTCTGGCACACCGGCCCCGATGCCTCGGGCCGCGTCGCCTCCGTCCGCGCCGCCGACGTCGAGCAGACCATGTCCGAGACCCTGGACAAGCTCGCCGACCTGCCCGCCGTGGCCTCCGTGACCAGCCCGTACGACCGTGAGGGCGCGGAGCGGATCAGCCAGGACGGCCGCACGGCCTACGCCACCGTCACCTTCCGCGAGCAGGCCGACGACCTCGACAAGGCCGACGCCCAGCGGGTCGTCGACACCGCCAAGGCCGCCGAGTCCGAGGGCCTGGAGGTCGAACTCGGCGGCACCGCCATCGGGCTCACCGAGTCCAAGAGCGCGAAGGTCGCCGAGATCGTCGGGGTCGCCGTCGCCGCCGTCGTGCTCTTTCTTGCCTTCGGTTCGCTCGCCGCCTCGGCGCTGCCCATCGCCACCGCGCTGGTGTCCGTCGGCACCGCGTACGCGGGGATAGTGCTGCTCGGCCATGTGATGACCGTCGCCGACTTCGCTCCGATGCTGGGCACGCTGATCGGCCTCGGCGTCGGCATCGACTACGCGCTGTTCATCGTGACCCGGCACCGCAAGGGCCTCAAACGAGGCCTGCCCGTCGCCGAGGCCGCCGAGCGGGCGGTGGCCACCACCGGGCGCGCCGTCGTCTTCGCGGGCGCCACCGTCTGCATCGCCCTGCTCGGCATGCTCATCCTGCGGCTCAGCTTCCTCAACGGCGTCGCGATCGCCGCCTCGCTCACCGTGGTCCTCACCGTCGCCGCGTCCGTGACCCTGCTGCCCGCGCTCCTCTCCTGGATCGGGCCGCGCGCCCTCGGCCGCCGCGAACGCCGCAGGCTCGCCGAGCACGGGCCGCAGCCGGAGCTGCCGACCGGGCTCGCCGCCCGCTGGGCCGCTTTCGTCGAACGCCACCCGAAGCTCCTCGGCGGTATCGCGGTCCTCGTCATGGCCGTGCTCGCGCTGCCCGCGTTCGCCCTGCACCTGGGCACCTCCGACCAGGGAAACAACCCCGCGACCGCCACCACACGGCAGGCCTACGACCTGCTCGCCGACGGCTTCGGCCCTGGTGTCAACGGCCCCCTGACCCTGGTCAGCGAGGTCTACGGCGCGGGCGACCGCAACGCCCTCGACGACCTCGGCACGACACTGGAATCGACCGAGGGCGTCGCCTCCGTGACCCCGGTGACGTACGACGAGAACGGCCGCACCGCCTTCCTCACCGTCGTCCCCGACTCCTCCCCCCAGTCAGAGGCGACCAGTGACCTCGTCGACCGGCTGCGTGCGCACGTGCTGCCCGCGGCCGAGGCGGACAGCTCCCTGGACGTGGCGGTCGGCGGCGTCACCGCGAGCTACGACGACTTCGCGGAGATCATCGTCGGGAAGCTGCCGCTCTTCGTGGGCGTCGTCATCGGGCTCGGCTGCGTCCTCCTCCTGCTGGCCTTCCGCTCCATCGGCATCCCGCTCAAGGCCGCCGTGATGAACGTCGCCGCCGTCGCCTCCGCGTTCGGGATCGTCGTCGCGATCTTCCAGTGGGGCTGGGGGAGCGAGCTGCTAGGTCTCGGCAGGGCCGGGCCGATCGAGCCCTTCCTGCCCGTGATCATGGTGTCCGTCCTCTTCGGGCTCTCCATGGACTACCAGGTGTTCCTGGTCAGCAGGATGTACGAGGAGTGGCTGGAGACCGGCGACAACCGGCGGGCCGTGCGGGTCGGCCTGGCCGAGACCAGCCGCGTGATCAACTCCGCGGCCGTGATCATGATCTCGGTCTTCCTGGCCTTCGTCCTCAGCGGCGACCGTGTCATCGCGATGTTCGGCATCGCGCTCGCGGCGGCCGTCGCCCTCGACGCCTTCGTCCTGCGGACGCTGCTCGTGCCGGCCCTCATGCACATGCTCGGCGGCGCCAACTGGTGGCTGCCGCGGCGCCTGGACCGCGTGCTGCCGCGCATCAGCATCGAGCCGCCCGAAAGTCGCTCGAATCCGCGCGGCGGGCGTGCGAAGATCCCCGAGCGTCGGGACGAAGACGCGGACGCACAGGGGCTGAAGGAGCGGGATGTTCGCAATATCGCTGGCCGAGGGCGCTGA
- a CDS encoding GNAT family N-acetyltransferase: MFAISLAEGAELRPLEPWQAAEFIEHIDRAREYAGPWVPFTVDVKDLETARGFLRTYAEKAAADTGRLYGIWLDGTLVGGALFRIFDTSSDSCELGVWLEPSAAGRGLVNRASRIVIDWAVEQRGMHRVEWLVSSRNDRSKAAAQRLGFTRDGVLRESFPWQGVRHDMEVWSVLAPEWRAARDTR; encoded by the coding sequence ATGTTCGCAATATCGCTGGCCGAGGGCGCTGAGCTGCGGCCGCTCGAGCCGTGGCAGGCGGCGGAGTTCATCGAGCACATCGACCGGGCGCGCGAGTACGCGGGGCCGTGGGTGCCCTTCACCGTGGACGTGAAGGACCTGGAGACGGCGCGCGGCTTCCTGCGGACGTACGCCGAGAAGGCGGCGGCCGACACCGGGCGCCTCTACGGCATCTGGCTGGACGGCACGCTCGTCGGCGGTGCCCTCTTCCGGATCTTCGACACCAGCTCCGACAGCTGCGAGCTGGGCGTCTGGCTGGAGCCGTCGGCCGCCGGGCGCGGGCTGGTGAACAGGGCCTCGCGGATCGTCATCGACTGGGCCGTCGAGCAGCGCGGCATGCACCGCGTGGAGTGGCTGGTCTCGTCCCGCAACGACCGCAGCAAGGCCGCCGCCCAGCGGCTCGGCTTCACCAGGGACGGCGTGCTGCGCGAGAGCTTCCCCTGGCAGGGGGTGCGGCACGACATGGAGGTGTGGTCCGTCCTCGCTCCGGAGTGGCGGGCGGCGCGGGACACGCGTTAA
- a CDS encoding helix-turn-helix transcriptional regulator, whose amino-acid sequence MLAGVQTRSVSPVFVGRSDELGILNEALARATGTPLEGAGSPGTGEPQALLLGGEAGVGKTRLVEEFTEAAEKRGAVVALGGCVEIGADGLPFAPFSTALRALRRQLPDELAAAAEGQEEELARLLPELAGAAPHPGGPGGRSDEQDMARLFELTARLLERLSRERTVVVALEDLHWADASTRHLLAYLFRTLRGGRLVLLATYRADDIHRRHPLRPLLAELDRLRTVRRIELGRFSKDEVARQMAGIFAAEPEQSLVDDIFDRSDGNAFFVEELAVATHGGSCAGLTDSLRDLLLVRVEELPEDTQRVARIVAEGGSTVEYELLAEVAGLGEDDLIEALRAAVGANILLASPEGDGYRFRHSLVREAVSDDLLPGERSRINRRFAEALEADPALVTADQRAARLATYWYYAHDAAKALPAVLRASVEARHRHAYAEQLRLLERAMELWDDAPDSVRAELRPADYVEGYPACGCDPTTPLSYLDLMAEATVAGRLCGERDRALKSTKRALRLLDGENDPLRSAWFWVQRSRLVSTLGRGDGWAEIAKAQELMRGLPPSEVHADVLVYRASWGMLHDPGPETMAAAERAVEFARMVKADTIELNARLTRGNLLIEAGDPEAGLAEMYEVRDRVVEQGLVTDLGRAHINLPSALEGVGRSAESVKVAMEGIEFCRKYGLVDTEGWIWANAAEALVSLGRWDEAAEAVAHTHRCVHSSKPRGSAEQCSARMALFRGDLDAATRHLQAAHHHYGTHDPQPQYTLPLARIALGIAAAEGRILDGRAQAEDHLASGLPFGTYKYGWPLLLTAAAMEADARGLPAAEQGRPAALERIRAVTKSLATPIPLWRAYDEWTRAELLRAEGRDGPADWSAVLAAVEPLDRPYDLAQVRLRLAEALLASDGTDRDRAALLLRQAAQEAERLGARPLIDSITGLAQRARLTLNPAEGARTPAAPADPVEALGLTSRERDVLRLVAVGRSNRQIAEELFISPKTASVHVSNILAKLSVTGRGEAAALAHRLRLFPPASRG is encoded by the coding sequence ATGCTCGCGGGCGTGCAGACCAGGTCCGTCAGTCCCGTGTTCGTCGGCCGCTCCGACGAACTGGGCATTCTGAACGAAGCGCTCGCCCGTGCCACGGGAACCCCGCTCGAAGGAGCCGGGAGCCCGGGCACGGGTGAACCGCAGGCGTTGCTGCTCGGCGGCGAGGCGGGCGTCGGCAAGACGCGCCTCGTCGAGGAGTTCACCGAAGCCGCCGAGAAGCGGGGCGCCGTCGTCGCGCTCGGCGGCTGCGTGGAGATCGGAGCCGACGGCCTGCCGTTCGCCCCCTTCTCCACCGCCCTGCGCGCCCTGCGCCGCCAACTGCCCGACGAACTGGCCGCGGCCGCCGAGGGACAGGAGGAGGAACTCGCCCGGCTCCTGCCCGAACTGGCCGGCGCCGCCCCCCACCCGGGCGGACCCGGCGGCAGATCCGACGAGCAGGACATGGCACGGCTCTTCGAACTCACCGCCCGCCTCCTGGAGCGCCTCTCCCGCGAACGCACCGTCGTCGTCGCCCTGGAGGACCTGCACTGGGCGGACGCCTCCACCCGCCACCTCCTCGCCTATCTCTTCCGCACCCTGCGCGGCGGCCGCCTCGTCCTCCTCGCCACCTATCGCGCCGACGACATCCACCGCCGCCACCCGCTGCGGCCCCTGCTCGCCGAACTGGACCGGCTGCGCACCGTGCGACGCATCGAACTCGGCCGCTTCAGCAAGGACGAGGTCGCCCGCCAGATGGCCGGGATATTCGCCGCCGAACCCGAACAGTCCCTGGTGGACGACATATTCGACCGCTCCGACGGCAACGCCTTCTTCGTCGAGGAACTCGCCGTCGCCACCCACGGCGGCAGCTGCGCGGGCCTCACCGACTCCCTGCGCGACCTGCTCCTCGTCCGCGTCGAGGAACTGCCCGAGGACACCCAGCGGGTGGCGCGGATCGTCGCCGAGGGCGGCTCCACCGTCGAGTACGAACTGCTCGCCGAGGTCGCCGGGCTCGGCGAGGACGACCTGATCGAAGCCCTGCGGGCCGCCGTCGGCGCGAACATCCTGCTCGCCTCTCCCGAGGGCGACGGCTACCGCTTCCGGCACTCCCTGGTCCGCGAGGCCGTCAGCGACGACCTGCTGCCCGGCGAACGCTCCCGCATCAACCGCCGCTTCGCCGAGGCCCTGGAGGCCGACCCCGCACTCGTCACCGCCGACCAGCGCGCCGCCCGCCTCGCCACCTACTGGTACTACGCGCACGACGCGGCCAAGGCCCTGCCCGCCGTCCTCAGAGCCTCCGTCGAGGCTCGCCACCGGCACGCCTACGCCGAACAACTGCGCCTCCTCGAACGGGCGATGGAGCTGTGGGACGACGCCCCCGACAGCGTCCGCGCGGAACTGCGCCCCGCCGACTACGTGGAGGGCTACCCCGCCTGCGGCTGCGACCCCACCACCCCGCTGAGCTATCTGGACCTGATGGCAGAGGCCACCGTCGCCGGACGCCTGTGCGGGGAACGCGACCGAGCCCTGAAGAGCACCAAGCGCGCCCTGCGCCTCCTGGACGGCGAGAACGACCCCTTGCGCTCCGCCTGGTTCTGGGTCCAGCGCTCCCGCCTCGTCTCCACGCTCGGCCGCGGCGACGGCTGGGCCGAGATCGCCAAGGCCCAGGAGCTGATGCGCGGCCTGCCGCCCTCCGAGGTGCACGCGGACGTGCTCGTCTACCGCGCCTCCTGGGGCATGCTGCACGACCCCGGCCCGGAGACCATGGCCGCCGCCGAACGGGCCGTCGAGTTCGCCCGCATGGTCAAGGCCGACACCATCGAGCTGAACGCCCGGCTCACCCGCGGCAACCTCCTCATCGAAGCGGGCGACCCGGAAGCCGGCCTCGCCGAGATGTACGAGGTCAGGGACCGCGTCGTCGAGCAGGGCCTGGTCACCGACCTCGGCCGCGCCCACATCAACCTCCCTTCCGCCCTGGAAGGCGTCGGCCGCTCCGCCGAGTCCGTGAAGGTCGCGATGGAGGGCATCGAGTTCTGCCGCAAGTACGGCCTGGTGGACACCGAGGGCTGGATCTGGGCCAACGCCGCCGAAGCCCTCGTCTCCCTGGGCCGCTGGGACGAGGCCGCCGAGGCCGTCGCCCACACCCACCGCTGCGTGCACAGTTCCAAGCCCCGGGGCTCCGCCGAGCAGTGCTCGGCACGCATGGCGCTCTTCCGCGGCGACCTCGACGCCGCGACCCGCCACCTCCAGGCCGCCCACCACCACTACGGCACCCATGACCCGCAGCCGCAGTACACGCTGCCGCTGGCCCGCATCGCCCTCGGTATCGCCGCGGCCGAGGGCCGCATCCTGGACGGCCGCGCCCAGGCCGAGGACCACCTCGCCTCCGGGCTCCCCTTCGGCACCTACAAGTACGGTTGGCCGCTGCTGCTCACCGCCGCCGCGATGGAGGCGGACGCCCGCGGCCTGCCCGCCGCCGAACAGGGCCGCCCCGCCGCCCTCGAACGCATCCGCGCGGTGACCAAGTCCCTCGCCACCCCGATACCGCTCTGGCGCGCCTACGACGAGTGGACCCGCGCCGAGCTGCTGCGTGCCGAGGGCCGCGACGGCCCCGCCGACTGGTCCGCCGTGCTCGCCGCCGTCGAACCCCTCGACCGGCCCTACGACCTCGCCCAGGTCCGCCTGCGCCTGGCCGAGGCCCTCCTCGCCTCGGACGGCACCGACCGCGACCGCGCCGCCCTCCTGCTGCGCCAGGCGGCACAGGAGGCCGAGCGGCTCGGCGCGCGGCCGCTCATCGACTCGATCACCGGGCTCGCCCAGCGGGCCCGGCTCACCCTGAACCCCGCCGAGGGCGCCCGCACCCCGGCCGCGCCGGCCGACCCCGTCGAAGCGCTCGGTCTGACCAGCCGGGAGCGGGACGTCCTGCGCCTGGTCGCGGTGGGCCGCAGCAACCGCCAGATCGCCGAGGAGCTGTTCATCTCCCCGAAGACGGCGAGCGTCCACGTCTCCAACATCCTCGCCAAGCTGTCCGTGACCGGCCGGGGCGAGGCCGCCGCCCTGGCCCACCGGCTGCGGCTCTTCCCACCCGCGAGCCGCGGCTGA
- a CDS encoding DUF6191 domain-containing protein gives MFNAIEALFAPGRKHTDDEQKRLETTRVDLADGDPGRGPIDLTSGKVVVRPPVPAPRTDETPDSDEARG, from the coding sequence GTGTTCAACGCGATAGAGGCTCTGTTCGCGCCGGGACGCAAGCACACCGATGACGAGCAGAAGCGTCTGGAGACGACCCGCGTCGACCTCGCCGACGGCGATCCCGGACGCGGTCCGATCGATCTGACGTCGGGCAAGGTGGTCGTACGCCCACCGGTCCCGGCACCCCGCACGGACGAGACGCCGGACTCCGACGAGGCCCGTGGCTGA